The following are from one region of the Takifugu rubripes chromosome 16, fTakRub1.2, whole genome shotgun sequence genome:
- the LOC101079482 gene encoding histone deacetylase 2, which yields MAYTTASGTKKKVCYYYDGDIGNYYYGQGHPMKPHRIRMTHNLLLNYGLYRKMEIYRPHKATAEEMTKYHSDDYIKFLRSIRPDNMSEFSKQMQRFNVGEDCPVFDGLFEFCQLSAGGSAAGSVKLNRQQTDIAVNWAGGLHHAKKSEASGFCYVNDIVLAILELLKYHQRVLYIDIDIHHGDGVEEAFYTTDRVMTVSFHKYGEYFPGTGDLRDIGAGKGKYYAVNFPLRDGIDDESYEQIFKPVMAKVMEMYQPSAVVLQCGADSLSGDRLGCFNLTIRGHAKCVEYMKSFNLPLLMLGGGGYTIRNVARCWTYETAVALDTDIPDELPYNDYFEYFGPDFKLHISPSNMTNQNTQEYMDKIKQRLFENLRMLPHAPGVQMQATPEDAVPDDSVDEDTEDPDKRLSIRATDKRIACEEEFSDSEDEGEGGRKNVANHKKGKRPRVDEDKKDGEDKKSEIKEEEKTMDSSAEKTDSKSVTEPMTSA from the exons ATGGCTTACACGACTGCGAGTGGGACCAAGAAGAAGGTCTGCTATTACTATGACG GTGACATAGGAAATTATTATTACGGACAAGGACATCCCATGAAACCACATCGCATCCGGATGACCCACAACCTGCTTCTCAACTATGGACTCTACAGGAAAATGGAAATCTAT AGACCACACAAAGCCACAGCAGAGGAAATGACCAAATATCACAGCGACGACTACATCAAGTTCCTGCGATCCATAAGACCGGACAACATGTCTGAGTTCAGCAAGCAGATGCAGCGCT TCAACGTCGGAGAGGACTGTCCTGTGTTTGACGGCCTGTTTGAATTCTGCCAACTTTCTGCTGGAGGATCTGCTG CTGGCTCAGTGAAGTTAAACAGACAGCAGACCGACATCGCCGTCAACTGGGCTGGAGGACTTCACCATGCAAAGAAGTCGGAGGCTTCTGGCTTCTGCTACGTCAACGATATTGTCCTGGCCATCTTGGAGCTGCTCAA GTACCACCAGAGAGTGCTGTACATCGACATAGACATCCATCATGGAGACGGTGTGGAGGAGGCCTTCTACACCACTGACAGGGTCATGACCGTGTCCTTCCATAAATATGGGGAGTATTTCCCTGGAACTGGAGACCTCAGG gATATTGGGGCAGGAAAAGGCAAATATTATGCCGTTAACTTCCCCCTGCGTGATGGCATAGACGACGAGTCTTATGAGCAGATCTTTAAACCC GTGATGGCAAAGGTGATGGAAATGTACCAGCCCAGTGCTGTGGTTCTTCAGTGTGGCGCTGACTCGCTGTCAGGAGATCGTCTTGGCTGCTTTAACCTCACCATTCGTg GCCATGCAAAGTGTGTGGAGTACATGAAGTCCTTCAACCTCCCACTGCTCAtgctgggtggaggaggatacacCATCCGCAATGTGGCTCGCTGCTGGACCTATGAGACAGCCGTCGCCCTGGACACTGACATTCCAGATG AGCTTCCATACAATGATTATTTTGAATACTTTGGGCCTGACTTCAAGCTGCACATCAGCCCATCAAACATGACCAATcagaacactcaggagtacatGGACAAGATCAA GCAGCGCCTCTTTGAGAACCTGAGGATGCTGCCTCACGCTCCTGGAGTGCAGATGCAGGCCACCCCTGAAGATGCCGTCCCTGACGACAGTGTGGACGAAGACACAGAAGATCCTGACAAGCGCTTGTCCA TCCGTGCCACAGATAAGAGGATAGCCTGTGAGGAAGAGTTTTCTGACTCGGAGGATGAAGgtgagggggggaggaaaaatgTTGCCAATCATAAGAAGGGAAAAAGGCCCAGAGTTGATGAAGACAAAAAGGATGGAGAGGACAAGAAAAGTG AAattaaagaggaggagaaaacaatgGACAGCAGTGCTGAGAAGACTGACTCCAAAAG TGTGACTGAGCCGATGACCAGTGCCTGA
- the LOC101079258 gene encoding heparan sulfate glucosamine 3-O-sulfotransferase 5 translates to MLFKQQPLLTQKLFVLGSLAIGSVLYLVARVGTLDRLQPICPIERRLPPPEHEQIPLRTLQFKRGLLHELRKGNATKEQIRLHNLLQQLPQAIIIGVRKGGTRALLEMLNLHPAVVKASQEIHFFDNDQNYARGIEWYREKMPFSFPHQITIEKSPAYFITEEVPERIFKMNSSIKLLVIVREPTIRAVSDYTQVLEGKERKNKTYHKFEKLAVDSGTCEVNTKYKAVRTSIYTKHLERWLKYFPVDQFHIVDGDRLIADPLPELQLVERFLNLPSRISQYNLYFNATRGFYCLRFNIVFNKCLAGSKGRTHPEVDPSVVTKLQKFFHPFNQKFFQITGRAFNWP, encoded by the exons ATGCTATTCAAACAGCAGCCATTACTGACACAGAAGCTCTTCGTCCTGGGCAGCCTTGCAATCGGAAGTGTCCTCTATCTTGTGGCCAGGGTTGGGACTCTGGATAG ACTACAACCCATTTGCCCGATTGAGAGACGTCTGCCACCACCTGAGCATGAACAGATCCCTCTGCGTACCCTGCAGTTTAAGCGCGGGCTGCTCCATGAACTCCGGAAAGGCAACGCCACCAAAGAGCAAATCCGCCTGCACAACCTGCTCCAGCAGTTACCTCAAGCCATCATCATTGGAGTGCGCAAAGGGGGCACGCGGGCCCTACTGGAGATGCTCAACCTGCACCCGGCGGTGGTCAAAGCCTCACAGGAGATCCACTTCTTTGACAATGATCAAAACTATGCGCGGGGCATTGAGTGGTACAGGGAGAAAATGCCCTTCTCCTTCCCACATCAGATTACTATTGAGAAAAGTCCAGCTTACTTCATCACAGAAGAGGTGCCTGAACGCATCTTCAAGATGAATTCCTCTATCAAACTGCTGGTCATTGTGCGTGAGCCCACTATCAGAGCGGTATCTGACTACACACAGGTGCTCGAGGGCAAAGAGCGCAAAAACAAGACCTACCACAAGTTTGAGAAGCTGGCTGTTGACTCCGGCACCTGTGAGGTGAACACAAAGTACAAAGCAGTGCGGACCAGTATCTACACCAAGCACCTGGAGCGCTGGTTGAAGTACTTCCCCGTGGATCAGTTCCACATCGTAGACGGAGACCGCCTCATCGCAGACCCActgccagagctgcagctggtggagcgCTTCCTCAACCTCCCATCCAGAATCAGCCAGTATAACTTATACTTCAATGCCACCAGGGGCTTTTACTGTCTGCGATTCAATATTGTTTTTAACAAGTGCCTGGCAGGAAGCAAGGGGCGAACCCATCCGGAGGTGGATCCATCGGTGGTAACAAAGCTGCAAAAGTTCTTTCATCCGTTCAATCAGAAGTTTTTCCAGATCACTGGTCGAGCTTTTAATTGGCCATGA